The following coding sequences lie in one Saimiri boliviensis isolate mSaiBol1 chromosome 6, mSaiBol1.pri, whole genome shotgun sequence genomic window:
- the NUMA1 gene encoding nuclear mitotic apparatus protein 1 isoform X2, giving the protein MTIHATRGAALLSWVNSLRVADPVEAILQLQDCSIFIKIIDRIHGTEEGQQILQQPVPERLDFVCSFLQKNRKHPSSPECLVSAQKVLEGSELELAKMTMLLLYHSTVSSKSPRDWEQFEYKIQAELAVILKFVLDHEDGLNLNEDLENFLQKAPVPSTCSSTFPEELSPPSHQTKREIRFLELQKVASSSSGNNFLSGSPASPMGDILQTPQFQMRRLKKQLADERNNRDELELELAENRKRLTEKDAQIAMMQQRIDRLALLNEKQAASPPEPKELEELRDKNESLTMRLHETLKQCQDLKTEKSQMDRKINQLLEENGDLSFKLREFASHLQQLQDAFSKLTEEHSKAAQEWPEKQAQLEKELSAALQDKKCFEEKNEILQGKLSQLEEHLAQLRENPPQEKGEVLGDVLQLETLKQEAATLAANNTQLQARVEMLETERGQQEAKLLAERDHFEEEKQQLASLIADLQNSISNLSQAKEELEQASQAHGAQLTGQVASLTSELTTLNATIQQQNRELASLKQQAKEEQAQLAQTLKQQEQASQGLRHQVEQLSSSLKQKEQQLKEVEEKQEATRQDHAQTLATAAEEREASLRERDAALQQLEALEKEKATKLEILQQQLQAANEARDSAQSSVTEAQREKAELSQKVEELQARVETARQEHHEAQAQVAELQVQLQSEQQKANEKERVAQEKDQLQEQLQALKESLKVTKGSLEEEKRRAADALEEQQRCIAELKAETRSLVEQHQQERKELEEEKARRKGLEAQLQQLGESHQAETEALRGDLAEAIATQRTAESECEQLVKEVAAWRERYEDSQQEEAQYGAMFQEQLMTLKEECEKARQELQEAKEKVAGIESHSELQISRQQNELAELHANLARALQQVQEKEVRAQKLADDLSTLQEKMAATSKEVARLEALVRKAGEQQETSSRELVKEPVRAGDREPEWLEEQQGRQFCSTQAALQAMEREAEQMGNELERLRAALMESQGQQQEERGQQEREVARLTQERGRAQADLALEKAAKAELEMRLQNALNEQRVEFATLQEALAHALTEKEGKDQELAKLRGLEAAQIKELEELRQTMKQLKEQLAKKEKEHTSGSGVQSEAASRTEPTGPKLEALRAEVSKLEEQCQQQQEQVDSLECSLEAERASRAERDNALETLQGQLEEKAKELGHSQSALASAQRELAALRTKAQDHSKAEDEWKAQVARGRQEAERKNSLISSLEEEVSILNRQVLEKEGESKELKRLVMAESEKSQKLEERLRLLQAETASNSARAAERSSALREEVRSLREEAEKQRVASENLRQELTSQAERAEELGQELKAWQEKFFQKEQALSALQLEHTSTQALVSELLPAKHLCQQLQAEQAAAEKRHREELEQSKQAAGGLRAELLRAQRELGELIPLRQKVAEQERTAQQLRAEKASYAEQLSMLKKAHGLLAEENRGLGERANLGRQFLEVELDQAREKYVQELAAVRADAESRLAEVQREAQNTAQELEVMTAKYEGAKVKVLEERQRFQEERQKLTAQVEELSKKLADSDQASKVQQQKLKAVQAQGGESQQEAKRLQAQLNELQVQLSQKEQAAEHYKLQMEKAKTHYDAKKQQNQELQEQLQSLEQLQKENKELRAEAERLGHELQQAGLKTKEAEQTCRHLTAQVRSLEAQVAHADQQLRDLGKFQVATDALKSREPQAKPQLDLSIDSLDLSCEEGTPLSITSKLPRTQPDGTSVPGEPASPISQRLPPKVESLESLYFTPIPARSQAPLESSLDSLGDVFLDSGRKTRSARRRTTQIINITMTKKLDVEELDSANSSFCSTRSAPASQAGLRATSSTQSLARLGSPDYGNSALLSLPGYRPTTRSSARRSQAGVSSGAPPGRNSFYMGTCQDEPEQLDDWNRIAELQQRNRVCPPHMKTSYPLEARPSLSLATISDEEMKTGDPQETLRRASMQPIQIAESTGITTRQQRKRVSLEPHQGPGTPESKKATSCFPRPMTPRDRHEGRKQSTTEAQKKVAPASTKQADRRQSMAFSILNTPKKLGNSLLRRGASKKAPSKASPNTRSGTRRSPRIATTTASAATAAAIAATPRAKGKAKH; this is encoded by the exons GTGAACAGTCTGCGCGTGGCTGACCCTGTGGAGGCTATATTGCAGCTCCAGGACTGCAGCATCTTCATCAAGATCATTGACAGAAT CCATGGCACTGAAGAGGGACAGCAAATCTTGCAGCAGCCGGTGCCAGAGAGACTGGACTTTGTGTGCAGTTTTCTGCAGA AAAATCGAAAACATCCCTCTTCTCCAGAATGCCTGGTGTCTGCACAGAAGGTGCTAGAAGGATCAGAGTTGGAACTGGCCAAG ATGACCATGCTGCTCTTATACCACTCTACCGTGAGCTCCAAAAGCCCCAGGGACTGGGAACAGTTTGAATATAAGATTCAG GCTGAGTTGGCTGTCATTCTTAAATTTGTGCTGGACCATGAGGATGGGCTAAACCTTAATGAGGACCTAGAGAACTTCTTACAGAAAG CTCCTGTCCCTTCTACATGTTCTAGCACATTCCCTGAAGAGCTCTCCCCACCTAGCCACCAGACCAAGAGGGAGATTCGCTTCCTAGAGCTACAGAAGGTTGCCTCCTCTTCCAGTGGGAATAA cttcctctcAGGTTCCCCAGCGTCTCCCATGGGCGATATCCTGCAGACCCCACAGTTCCAGATGAGACGGCTGAAGAAGCAGCTTGCCGATGAGAGAAATAATAGGGATGAGCTAGAGCTGGAGCTGGCCGAGAACCGCAAGCGCCTCACAGAAAAGG ATGCACAGATAGCCATGATGCAGCAGCGCATTGACCGCCTGGCCCTGCTGAATGAGAAGCAGGCGGCCAGCCCACCAGAGCCCAAGGAGCTTGAAGAGCTGCGTGACAAGAACGAGAG CCTTACCATGCGGCTGCATGAAACCCTGAAGCAGTGCCAGGACCTGAAAACAGAGAAGAGCCAAATGGATCGCAAGATCAACCAGCTTTTGGAGGAGAATGGAGACCTTTCCTTTAAG CTGCGGGAGTTTGCCagtcacctgcagcagctacagGATGCCTTCAGCAAGTTAACAGAGGAGCACAGCAAGGCCGCTCAGGAGTGGCCGGAGAAGCAGGCCCAGCTGGAGAAGGAGCTCAGCGCAGCCCTGCAGGACAAG AAATGCTTTgaagagaagaatgaaatccTTCAGGGAAAACTTTCACAGCTAGAAGAACACTTGGCCCAGCTGCGGGAGAACCCACCCCAGGAGAAGGGTGAGGTGCTGGGTGATGTCTTGCAG TTGGAAACCTTGAAGCAAGAGGCAGCCACTCTTGCTGCAAACAACACACAGCTCCAGGCCAGGGTGGAGATGCTAGAGACTGAGCGGGGCCAGCAGGAAGCCAAGCTGCTTGCTGAGCGGGACCACTTTGAAGAAGAAAAGCAGCAGCTGGCTAGCCTGATCGCCGACCTGCAGAACTCTATCTCCAACCTCAGCCAGGCCAAGGAAGAGCTGGAGcaggcctcccaggctcatggGGCCCAACTGACTGGCCAGGTGGCCTCTCTGACCTCTGAGCTCACCACACTCAATGCCACCATCCAGCAACAGAATCGAGAACTGGCCAGCCTGAAGCAGCAGGCCAAAGAGGAGCAGGCCCAGCTAGCACAGACCCTCAAACAGCAAGAACAGGCCTCCCAGGGCCTCCGCCACCAGGTGGAGCAGCTGAGCAGCAGCCTGAAGCAGAAGGAGCAGCAGTTGAAGGAGGTAGAGGAGAAGCAGGAGGCAACTAGGCAGGACCACGCCCAGACACTGGCCACTGCTGCAGAGGAGCGAGAGGCCTCCTTAAGGGAGCGGGATGCAGCTCTACAGCAGCTGGAGGCACTGGAAAAGGAGAAGGCTACCAAGCTAGAGATTCTGCAGCAGCAGCTTCAGGCTGCTAATGAAGCCCGGGACAGTGCCCAGAGCTCAGTGACAGAGGCCCAGAGGGAGAAGGCAGAGCTGAGCCAGAAGGTGGAAGAACTCCAGGCCCGTGTTGAGACAGCCCGCCAGGAACATCATGAGGCCCAGGCCCAGGTAGCAGAGCTACAGGTCCAGCTGCAGTCTGAGCAGCAAAaggcaaatgagaaagaaagggtGGCCCAGGAGAAAGACCAGCTCCAGGAACAGCTCCAGGCCCTCAAAGAGTCCTTGAAGGTCACCAAGGGCAGCCTTGAAGAGGAGAAGCGCAGGGCTGCAGATGCCCTGGAAGAGCAGCAGCGTTGTATCGCCGAACTGAAGGCAGAGACCCGAAGCCTGGTGGAGCAGCATCAGCAGGAACGAAAAGAGCTGGAAGAAGAGAAGGCTAGGCGCAAGGGGCTGGAGGCTCAATTACAGCAGCTTGGGGAGTCCCATCAGGCTGAGACTGAAGCCCTGCGGGGGGACCTGGCAGAGGCCATAGCTACCCAGCGCACGGCTGAGAGTGAGTGTGAGCAGCTGGTCAAAGAGGTAGCTGCCTGGCGTGAACGGTATGAAGATAGCCAACAAGAGGAGGCACAGTATGGCGCCATGTTCCAGGAACAGCTGATGACTTTGAAGGAGGAATGTGAGAAGGCCCGCCAGGAGCTGCAGGAGGCCAAGGAGAAGGTGGCAGGCATAGAATCCCACAGCGAGCTCCAGATAAGCCGGCAGCAGAATGAGCTAGCTGAGCTCCACGCCAACCTGGCCAGAGCACTCCAGCAGGTCCAGGAGAAGGAAGTCAGGGCCCAGAAGCTTGCAGACGACCTCTCCACTCTGCAGGAAAAGATGGCTGCCACCAGCAAAGAGGTGGCCCGCTTGGAGGCCTTAGTGCGCAAAGCAGGTGAGCAGCAGGAAACATCCTCCCGGGAGTTAGTCAAGGAGCCTGTgagggcaggagacagagagCCCGAGTGGCTAGAAGAGCAACAGGGACGTCAGTTCTGCAGCACACAGGCAGCCCTGCAGGCTATGGAGCGGGAGGCAGAGCAGATGGGCAATGAGCTGGAGCGGCTGCGGGCTGCGCTGATGGAGAGCCaggggcagcagcaggaggagcgtgggcagcaggagagggaggTGGCTCGGCTGACCCAGGAGCGGGGCCGGGCCCAAGCTGATCTTGCCCTGGAGAAGGCGGCCAAAGCAGAGCTGGAGATGCGGCTGCAGAACGCCCTCAATGAGCAGCGTGTGGAGTTTGCTACCCTGCAAGAGGCACTGGCCCATGCCCTGACGGAAAAGGAAGGCAAGGACCAGGAGTTGGCCAAGCTTCGTGGCCTGGAGGCAGCCCAGATTAAAGAGCTGGAGGAGCTTCGGCAAACCATGAAGCAACTGAAGGAACAGCTggctaagaaagaaaaggagcacACATCTGGTTCAGGAGTCCAATCTGAGGCTGCTAGCAGGACAGAGCCAACAGGCCCCAAGCTGGAGGCGCTGCGAGCAGAGGTAAGTAAGCTGGAGGAGCAgtgccagcagcagcaggaacaggTCGACAGCCTGGAATGCAGCCTTGAGGCTGAGCGGGCCTCCCGGGCTGAGCGCGACAATGCTCTGGAGACTCTTCAGGGCCAGTTAGAGGAAAAGGCCAAGGAGCTGGGGCACAGTCAGAGCGCCTTAGCCTCGGCCCAAAGGGAATTGGCTGCCCTCCGCACCAAGGCACAGGACCACAGCAAGGCTGAGGATGAGTGGAAGGCCCAGGTGGCCCGGGGCCGGcaggaggctgagaggaaaaATAGCCTCATCAGCAGCTTGGAGGAGGAGGTGTCCATCCTGAATCGCCAGGTcctggagaaggaaggagagagcaaGGAGTTGAAGCGGCTGGTGATGGCTGAGTCAGAGAAGagccagaagctggaggagaggCTGCGCCTGCTCCAGGCAGAAACAGCGAGCAACAGTGCCAGAGCTGCAGAACGCAGCTCTGCCCTGCGGGAGGAGGTGCGAAGCCTCCGGGAGGAGGCCGAGAAACAGCGGGTGGCTTCAGAGAACCTGCGGCAGGAGCTGACCTCACAGGCTGAGCGTGCAGAGGAGCTGGGCCAAGAGTTGAAGGCGTGGCAGGAGAAGTTCTTCCAGAAAGAACAGGCCCTCTCTGCCCTGCAGCTCGAGCACACCAGCACACAGGCCCTGGTGAGTGAGCTGCTGCCCGCTAAGCACCTCTGCCAGCAGCTCCAGGCCGAGCAGGCTGCTGCTGAGAAACGCCACCGCGAGGAGCTGGAGCAGAGCAAGCAGGCAGCTGGGGGGCTGCGGGCAGAACTGCTGCGGGCCCAGCGGGAGCTTGGGGAGCTGATTCCTCTGCGACAGAAGGTGGCAGAGCAGGAGCGAACAGCCCAGCAGCTGCGGGCAGAGAAGGCCAGCTATGCAGAGCAGCTGAGCATGCTGAAGAAAGCGCATGGCCTGCTGGCAGAGGAGAACCGAGGGCTGGGTGAGCGGGCCAACCTGGGCCGACAGTTTTTGGAAGTGGAGCTGGACCAGGCCCGGGAGAAGTATGTCCAAGAGTTGGCAGCCGTGCGTGCTGATGCTGAGAGCCGTCTGGCTGAGGTGCAGCGGGAAGCACAGAACACTGCGCAGGAGCTGGAGGTGATGACTGCCAAGTACGAGGGTGCCAAGGTCAAGGTCCTGGAGGAGAGGCAGCGGTTCCAGGAAGAGAGGCAGAAACTCACTGCCCAG GTGGAAGAACTGAGTAAGAAACTGGCTGACTCTGACCAGGCCAGCAAAGTGCAGCAGCAGAAGCTGAAG GCTGTCCAGGCTCAGGGAGGCGAGAGCCAGCAGGAGGCCAAGCGCCTCCAGGCCCAGCTGAATGAACTACAAGTCCAGTTGAGCCAGAAGGAGCAGGCAGCTGAGCACTATAAGCTGCAG ATGGAGAAAGCCAAGACCCATTATGATGCCAAGAAACAGCAGAACCAAGAGCTGCAGGAGCAGCTGCAGAGCCTGGAGCAGctgcagaaggaaaacaaagagctTCGAGCTGAAGCCGAACGGCTGGGCCATGAGCTACAGCAGGCTGGGCTGAAGACCAAGGAGGCTGAACAGACCTGCCGCCACCTTACTGCCCAGGTGCGCAGCCTGGAGGCACAG GTTGCCCATGCAGACCAGCAGCTTCGAGACCTGGGCAAATTCCAGGTGGCAACTGATGCTTTAAAGAGCCGGGAACCCCAGGCCAAGCCCCAGCTGGACTTGAGTATTGACAGCCTGGATCTGAGCTGCGAGGAGGGGACCCCACTCAGTATCACCAG CAAGCTGCCTCGTACCCAGCCAGATGGCACCAGCGTCCCTGGAGAACCAGCCTCACCCATCTCCCAGCGCCTGCCGCCCAAGGTAGAATCCCTGGAAAGTCTCTACTTCACACCCATCCCTGCTCGGAGTCAGGCCCCcctggagagcagcctggactCCCTAGGAGACGTCTTCCTGGACTCGGGTCGTAAGACCCGCTCCGCTCGTCGGCGCACCACACAGATCATCAACATCACCATGACCAAG AAGCTAGATGTGGAAGAGCTAGACAGCGCGAATTCCTCCTTCTGTAGCACACGGTCTGCTCCTGCATCCCAGGCCGGACTGCGAGCCACCTCCTCTACTCAGTCTCTAGCCCGCCTGGGTTCTCCCGATTATGGCAACTCAGCCCTGCTTAGCCTGCCTGGCTACCGCCCCACCACTCGCAGTTCTGCTCGTCGCTCCCAAGCTGGGGTGTCCAGTGGGGCCCCTCCAG GAAGAAACAGCTTCTACATGGGCACTTGCCAGGATGAGCCTGAGCAGCTGGACGACTGGAACCGGATTGCAGAGCTGCAGCAGCGCAACCGAGTGTGCCCACCACACATGAAGACCTCCTATCCCCTGGAGGCCAGG CCTTCCCTGAGCCTGGCCACCATCTCAGATGAGGAGATGAAAACTGGAGATCCCCAGGAGACCCTGCGCCGAGCCAGTATGCAGCCAATCCAGATAGCAGAGAGCACTGGCATCACCACCCGACAGCAGCGCAAACGGGTCTCCCTAGAGCCCCACCAGGGCCCTGGCACTCCTGAg TCTAAGAAGGCCACCAGCTGTTTCCCACGCCCCATGACTCCCCGGGACAGACATGAAGGGCGCAAACAGAGCACTACTGAGGCCCAGAAGAAAGTGGCTCCAGCTTCTACTAAACag GCTGACCGGCGCCAGTCAATGGCCTTCAGCATCCTCAACACGCCCAAGAAGCTAGGGAACAGCCTTCTGCGGCGGGGGGCCTCAAAGAAGGCCCCATCCAAAGCTTCCCCCAACACTCGCAGTGGAACCCGCCGCTCTCCACGCATTGCTACCACCACAGCCAgcgctgccactgctgctgccatTGCTGCCACCCCTCGAGCCAAGGGCAAG GCAAAGCACTAA